GTGGTTGAATACAGGTAGTATTCTGGTGGTACCCAGttatttttatagcaaaaatAATCCAGGTGCATTACTGCAGAACTGAAGTGACTAGATTTTAAGGAATACATGCTAATTGGAGTAAGCTTTGTTCCTGGAAGAAATGGGTACGTACACCTTTCAACTTCAGGGGGGCTTGGACTGTGCTGCCCATTAAGACGAACTGAAAGGTTTGCTTGTTTCCATGCAGATTTTTGATGACCATCCTCTTTGCTGGGAAACCCTAAGAGACTTTCAGAACAGGGACTTATCTGATCATTAAAATGTTGCTTCCAAGTACTTTCTTTGTTAATTGGCTTTGCCAGTGTTACCTCAATACTAGCTCCATCAATGCACCTCCCATTCATTACAGACATGGCAGCAACTGCATCCTCTCGgttgaaaaaatgaacaaaagcatAGTCTCTCAGCTTCTTCACACGTTCAACCACTCCTGGCTTGAACTTGTTGAATTCAGCTTTAATCGTGTCTTCCGTAGTAGAGAGCATTAAATTTCTTACATACAACACTTTGACTCTCTGCATTGTTTCTTCATCAACTTCTTTCTCTGGGTCTGCCCAATCTACTTGAATAGTATGACCCCAGAGCTGGAACGTTCCTACAGCAAAGAAGCATTACATCAATAAGAAAGAcgcaaaggaaaacaaagccattCTTATAGATTACCTCTCtaagaagcaaataaatatgaTGCACACCACCAGAAACAGACGGTTCTGTTGTCTGCCACTTAAGCAAAATTTGTAAAATGTTACTAcctgaaataattaaagaaaataatcacaacAAATGATTCTCTACGAAAATATTAAAGACCTGCTTCCAACCgtctttaaaatatgaaatatcagTAACGTCATTCAAACCTCTCAATGAAAACAAGGGACACAATTTGAGCTCAGCTTTGAAAGAACACCTGTGCAGAGACTAGTACATGCAAATGAAGACTGGATGCTTGCCCAAGCCAATATCTATCTTGTAAATTGCAGTAACTTGTGTTAATaaaacgcttttttttttgttctcagaaCTGCTTAAAACttcacttattttaaaaaatgattcataaacaaaaactgttttagcTGAAAAGCACTACTACAGTTTTGTAACTCTCAAAGTACAAtaaatcaaagagaaaagagattaCTAttcacctcccccccccaaaaaaaaaagagttacgTATTCTGCTACCCCAGaatttgatttaattaaaaagaggTTTACCTGGGATTAGCCTCCTTCTAGCCattgcagctgctctgtgagACTCATATTCTACGAAAGCAAAGCCACGATTTTTAGTTTTGTCAGTGGCATTTGGATAAACGATGACATCCACCACTCCTTCTGtaacttttttcatttcattcagtatttcttgtttcttcttttcttttggaataGCTCCAATAAATAGTCTGCAGTTGTCCAAGCTGACGCAGACACCAATAAACTTCCCTGGACGAATTTCGTAGTTGTTAAGAATCTTGATGGCTAGCTGGGCTTCCTCTTTAGCAGTGTACATTACAAAAGCATAGCCTCGATTCTCACCACTGAATTCCATCATCAGCCTAAACTCGTAGATCTTCCCAGCTCTCTCGAAAATAGGAACCAATTCATCTTCATACATATCACGAGGAATCTTACCCACAAAAACTTCACATCCACGAGGTGGTGGAGGACCTTCCCaaccttaaaataaattgtcCAACAGAAACCTTAGTACAAATGCCAGACAGGCACACCTCCACACACAATCTGGGGTTGGGAGTTATTTACTTACTATCAGTCTCTGTTTAAAAGTGGTATGTTCTCATcttatgtatttatgtttaaatacaAACTGTACACATAGGGCAATagtcctttctttcctttttttgctgtttttctaaattctttttcaatttctttcacttGAAGTTGGATGACAAGCCACTGAAACtaacattatttaaaacactGACAAGCTTGTTGTCAGAGTCTACATTTCAATCATTTTTTGCCCCTTAAAACTATGTGTTACTTATTAGTACAACTGATATGAGGTAACTCAATTGCTAGAGGAAGAACTTGTTTTACTTTCtacatttaacattttacaattttaaacatttcatcaCACTTCTTGCCCACATTTTAAGAAGTTTTCGGAAGTCCCCAGAGCTTTTTGTCCCCCCTCAATACCACTCAAAAGGTCCAACATCTTGGTTTCACCATCTCCATTCATCCACTAAAACAAGAAATCCCTAAGGATGGTAGGATATGAAACCATCCTTTTTTTCAGTTCCCAAGAACACTGAATATTCTTCCTCCTAAAATGGATCAGTTTTCACATGCTGGAATTGGATGCTAAGGggcaaaaaaaagtaaaatccacAGAACAGATCCATGCATCTTGTCCTTATGCCAAGCACATTGATGTATAATAAAGACTGTATCTCTGCCATACATGCCACATTCATACATGTTCAACAGATAATCTAAAAAATGAGTATACGCTTTTAAAAATACGGAGTAATGGTCCGTAATGatgtcatttattttcccaaaatctgtattaaaaaaaaaaaaatggctcatttttatttttttaagttaggcaaataaattagaaaagagTTTCAACTCAGACAAATCATTCAATCATAACTAGTATATTTTTGAAGGCTTTGACAAGAAAGGTTCtctacagaagagaaagcaagggGTACaaaactgttagaaaaaaaaaattggtaacTAAGTATGAGTATGAAATGACAAAGCATaaggaagcaaaggaaaatatgacAGTTATCAAGttacaacaagaaaaataattaaatgtttcaCTTTGGCTTGAATTTCACGATCACCTAAATATGATTTATTCTGTAATTaacttacattttttccctcacaTACGTATCACCAAAGGGCAAGTAATTTACtcctgaatttaatttttattttttttaaatagaaccACTAggaaatttttgctttcttgcagATTAAGTTTATAAACTGTACACTAATTACACATATAAGAATATTATGTTTGCAGCAATCTAAGCAGAGGAACaaacaaagtaattaaaattgttttgttttttcaaaaacacttttctgatATACTTTCCTCAAGTGACAAGAACCTTGCTACTGACAATGAAGGTGAcgaaaaattaaaaataattaataaatcagGTTTTATGGTTAATTTAGAGCCAGATCAACTGCTTGCTCTGGATAATATGACAGCCAAACAAACAGCATGGTAACAGAAAAACGAAGCTATGTCTCCTTCAACAGCAACATAAGCTTATATGAACTATGTCATAAACAATCAAGATTCacaaaaaaattgcaaatagTAATTGTAGTTTCTCAGAAACCATCTCAAACATCCAAGTCTCACTTGTCCTAGAAAAACGTTCACAGTTATTTAGGGCAACTTCCAGCCTaagcaaataagaaaatacatgaaGACCTGAAGTAGACAAATAATTAATGTCAGTGAACAGATCTATGGAAAATATCTTGTCCAACAGATCTCATTTCAGGAAAGATTAACAAAGTCCATTAATAAACATACTTTTTACCAAAGGAATACACCTAATATTCTGTAACATTCtaattaaaattgtaattttacattacacaatgttttcattatgagaaaaaaatatatttatatattagcATAGAAACAGGCTGAATTCTCAGAAAGCAGCCAGCAAAGCCCTGCAGTTCTGTATTCAGGgccattttcaaaagaatttcaTTTGGCTCTCTTCTTCTATTTTACCAATGCTGATAGAAGTGGGCAGGTAATTTTAGTCAGGAAAAGCT
This genomic window from Aythya fuligula isolate bAytFul2 chromosome 4, bAytFul2.pri, whole genome shotgun sequence contains:
- the RBM46 gene encoding probable RNA-binding protein 46, whose amino-acid sequence is MHEENTAATNGCGKTRSSTQNEAALLALMEKTGYSMVQENGQRKFGGPPPGWEGPPPPRGCEVFVGKIPRDMYEDELVPIFERAGKIYEFRLMMEFSGENRGYAFVMYTAKEEAQLAIKILNNYEIRPGKFIGVCVSLDNCRLFIGAIPKEKKKQEILNEMKKVTEGVVDVIVYPNATDKTKNRGFAFVEYESHRAAAMARRRLIPGTFQLWGHTIQVDWADPEKEVDEETMQRVKVLYVRNLMLSTTEDTIKAEFNKFKPGVVERVKKLRDYAFVHFFNREDAVAAMSVMNGRCIDGASIEVTLAKPINKESTWKQHFNDQISPCSESLLGFPSKEDGHQKSAWKQANLSVRLNGQHSPSPPEVERCTYPFLPGTKLTPISMYSLKSSHFSSAVMHLDYFCYKNNWVPPEYYLYSTTSQDGKILLVYKVLVPSIAYGSQSYFMPDKLCTTLEDAKELAAQLTLLHLANCAPYSA